A window of the Bdellovibrio sp. ZAP7 genome harbors these coding sequences:
- a CDS encoding glucose-6-phosphate isomerase — protein sequence MLEITQANHTNPENLIQECQSSLKLFLQRKEIGFPQLVERINLWQQSHKAGSEMSSKFKKLVIVGLGGSSLGTRVIAEVFNANNMFFVDNVDALVFETLIDELGDLKDVAWAFISKSGTTIESLCALELLDQVYKEEGLHLASNSIVISETKSSSLTDWARKHKVPECEIPVDVGGRFSVLSPVGMFPAAFLGLDLEKFRVGAKRALLDTATVTQTMAQVIQSYGREEWITLLWSYNSRMKDFGGWYAQLWAESLGKPVTRAGTPAPRVSTPIAAIGASDQHSILQQVMEGTKDKFVIFQRVDEAEGGSMRIKNAQFKETMDLQGRTMGELLRAEALATQEALVANGVSTMTLKAKALDEETLGYLFMFWQLVVAGLGEYLKIDAFNQPGVEAGKILAKAKLKK from the coding sequence ATGTTGGAAATCACGCAGGCGAATCATACAAATCCCGAAAATCTTATTCAGGAATGCCAATCTTCTTTGAAATTGTTTTTGCAAAGAAAAGAAATTGGTTTCCCACAACTCGTAGAGCGCATCAACTTGTGGCAACAATCCCACAAAGCCGGCTCGGAGATGTCTTCTAAATTTAAAAAATTGGTTATCGTGGGTTTGGGTGGAAGTTCTTTAGGAACTCGCGTAATCGCCGAAGTCTTTAACGCCAACAACATGTTCTTTGTTGATAATGTGGATGCCCTGGTTTTCGAAACCTTGATTGATGAACTGGGGGATCTGAAAGACGTTGCCTGGGCGTTTATTTCCAAGAGCGGTACAACTATTGAATCTTTGTGCGCTTTGGAACTTTTGGATCAAGTTTACAAAGAAGAAGGTCTTCACCTTGCTTCCAACTCGATAGTGATCTCTGAAACGAAATCAAGTTCCCTGACTGACTGGGCACGTAAGCACAAAGTACCTGAGTGTGAAATCCCGGTGGATGTAGGTGGCCGTTTCTCTGTTCTTTCTCCAGTGGGAATGTTCCCGGCTGCCTTCTTGGGCTTGGATTTGGAAAAGTTCCGTGTTGGTGCGAAGCGCGCTCTATTAGATACAGCAACTGTGACTCAAACTATGGCTCAAGTGATTCAATCCTATGGCCGTGAAGAGTGGATCACATTGTTATGGTCATATAACTCTCGCATGAAAGATTTCGGTGGCTGGTATGCGCAGTTGTGGGCAGAGTCTTTGGGTAAACCGGTAACTCGCGCGGGAACTCCTGCTCCTCGCGTTAGTACTCCGATTGCTGCTATCGGTGCTTCTGATCAGCACTCGATCTTGCAACAAGTGATGGAAGGCACGAAAGACAAATTTGTGATTTTCCAACGTGTCGACGAAGCTGAAGGCGGATCTATGCGTATTAAAAATGCGCAGTTCAAAGAAACTATGGACCTGCAAGGTCGCACGATGGGTGAACTATTAAGAGCTGAAGCTTTGGCAACTCAGGAAGCCCTGGTGGCAAACGGAGTTTCTACAATGACCTTAAAAGCAAAGGCATTGGACGAAGAGACTTTGGGTTACTTGTTCATGTTCTGGCAATTGGTTGTTGCTGGCTTGGGTGAATATTTGAAGATTGATGCTTTCAATCAGCCAGGTGTTGAAGCGGGCAAAATCTTGGCTAAGGCGAAACTTAAAAAATAG
- a CDS encoding alpha-amylase family protein, whose product MFSKLQRSILLLTLLLGTSSALAAPRTVFVQLFEWPWREVARECELYLGPSGFSAVQVSPPHEHVAYNGAWWERYQVVSYKLESRGGSEAEFANMVQRCNAAGVDVYADAVLNHMAGFPQGVGFAGSTFTQRNYPGIYSPNDFHSCGRNGNDNIVNYRDLYELQYCQLVGLADLATESPYVQQKMADYMNHMLDLGVAGFRLDAAKHMPSKDLIQITRRLKRSAYIFQEIIHDNYGPVTYNEYFPAGDVTAYEYPFILGSSIKNGQLGNLINIARGMPDSNHSIVFVTNHDLERTGDSNILRYTGDDHYVYRLAQIFMLAFPYGYPQVYSGYNFNSYDQGPPLGTDLRTLGILTQNNACVSPWTCEHRLPEVAAMVNFRNQTDKAFYVSNWNTDNSTFVSFSRGGLGFVALNFSSNPITRELQTGLPAGSYCNLTGPSYRRQTRKCTDMKYDVNSNGAITVTLPPYSSLVLLNRDQTKRTK is encoded by the coding sequence ATGTTCTCAAAACTGCAACGTTCAATTTTACTCCTGACTCTTTTGTTGGGTACTAGTTCGGCCCTTGCAGCTCCAAGAACAGTTTTCGTTCAATTGTTTGAGTGGCCCTGGAGAGAAGTTGCACGTGAGTGCGAGTTGTACCTGGGCCCATCTGGTTTTTCTGCTGTTCAAGTTTCTCCTCCCCATGAACACGTTGCTTACAACGGTGCCTGGTGGGAGCGCTATCAAGTCGTCTCTTACAAATTAGAATCCCGTGGTGGCAGTGAAGCCGAATTCGCCAATATGGTTCAACGCTGTAACGCTGCTGGAGTCGACGTTTATGCCGACGCCGTATTGAACCACATGGCAGGCTTCCCGCAAGGTGTGGGCTTTGCCGGCTCAACATTCACTCAAAGAAACTATCCTGGTATTTACAGCCCGAATGACTTCCACAGCTGTGGTCGCAACGGCAACGACAACATCGTTAATTACCGTGACCTGTACGAGCTTCAGTATTGCCAGTTGGTGGGCTTGGCCGACCTGGCGACAGAATCTCCTTACGTTCAACAAAAGATGGCTGATTATATGAATCACATGTTGGATTTGGGTGTCGCTGGTTTCCGCTTGGATGCTGCGAAACACATGCCTTCCAAAGATTTGATTCAGATCACTCGCCGCTTGAAGCGCTCTGCTTATATTTTCCAGGAAATCATTCACGATAACTATGGACCGGTTACCTATAATGAATACTTCCCAGCCGGCGATGTCACTGCTTACGAATATCCGTTTATACTGGGTTCCAGCATCAAGAACGGCCAGCTTGGCAACTTGATTAACATTGCTCGTGGCATGCCTGACAGCAACCACTCTATCGTGTTCGTGACAAATCATGACCTGGAAAGAACGGGGGACTCCAATATCCTTCGCTACACAGGGGATGATCACTATGTTTATCGTCTGGCGCAAATCTTCATGCTCGCGTTCCCGTACGGCTATCCACAGGTTTACTCTGGATACAATTTTAACTCGTACGATCAAGGTCCTCCCTTGGGCACTGATCTGCGCACATTGGGAATCCTGACGCAAAATAATGCCTGCGTTTCTCCTTGGACTTGTGAACACCGCTTGCCTGAAGTGGCGGCGATGGTGAATTTCAGAAACCAAACGGACAAAGCTTTCTATGTATCCAACTGGAACACAGACAATTCTACGTTTGTTTCTTTCAGCCGCGGTGGTTTGGGATTCGTAGCCCTTAATTTCTCTAGCAATCCGATCACACGTGAGTTGCAAACAGGCTTGCCTGCGGGCAGCTACTGCAACCTTACTGGCCCGTCTTACAGACGCCAAACTCGCAAATGTACAGATATGAAATACGACGTCAATTCGAACGGCGCCATCACTGTTACCTTGCCTCCTTACTCATCTCTGGTACTTTTGAATCGCGATCAAACAAAACGTACAAAGTAA
- a CDS encoding metallophosphoesterase — MESTTSPAEVSDGSAVVAKPAPVKKIKVVISDLHLGKGRLLAEGGINSLEEFYYGDKLVEFIHYYSTGVYRDYEVELIINGDFFNFLQCDYKGHFLSVITEAVTLDILKDIVKGHENVFKAMAEFAAKPGKSITYIVGNHDQGMLWPACRAFVNQVIGAPVRFKNIVYFFDGVHIEHGHMHEAANRMDPKKFFLKKNLVEPILNLPFGSHFFLEVVLKIKQTYPHVDKIRPFGKMLRWALVNETMSLVRGFFMANRYFLRSVFVKDSRRHWPLKRIIQVILESAIFPDLSESARKILHDDRVHTVVFGHTHVYQYRQWSEHKEYFNTGTWTEITSLDIVSLGKITKLTYCLIEYPEDGGRPRGRLKEWNGYHRIEEDVAIS, encoded by the coding sequence ATGGAGTCCACCACATCACCAGCGGAAGTCAGCGACGGCTCAGCAGTTGTCGCAAAACCCGCACCAGTAAAAAAAATCAAGGTGGTTATCAGCGATTTGCATCTGGGCAAAGGCCGTTTATTGGCTGAGGGTGGGATCAATTCGCTCGAGGAATTCTATTACGGCGACAAGCTGGTGGAATTCATTCACTACTACTCAACCGGCGTTTACCGCGATTACGAAGTTGAACTGATCATCAACGGTGATTTCTTTAATTTCCTTCAATGTGATTACAAAGGACATTTCCTATCAGTCATCACCGAAGCCGTGACACTGGATATTCTGAAAGACATCGTGAAAGGTCACGAGAACGTCTTTAAAGCCATGGCCGAATTTGCTGCCAAGCCAGGAAAATCCATCACCTATATCGTCGGCAATCACGATCAGGGGATGCTGTGGCCGGCTTGCCGCGCCTTTGTGAATCAGGTGATCGGTGCACCGGTGCGCTTTAAAAACATCGTTTATTTCTTTGATGGTGTTCATATCGAGCACGGTCATATGCATGAAGCCGCTAATCGTATGGACCCCAAAAAATTCTTTCTGAAAAAGAACTTGGTGGAGCCGATCTTGAATCTGCCCTTTGGTTCTCACTTCTTTTTGGAAGTCGTATTGAAAATCAAACAGACGTATCCCCACGTGGATAAGATTCGTCCATTTGGTAAAATGCTGCGCTGGGCGCTGGTAAATGAAACCATGAGCTTGGTGCGTGGTTTTTTTATGGCAAATCGCTACTTCCTAAGAAGCGTGTTTGTAAAGGACAGCCGCCGTCATTGGCCTTTGAAGCGGATCATCCAGGTTATCCTGGAAAGCGCTATCTTCCCGGATTTGAGTGAATCAGCGCGTAAAATTCTTCACGATGACAGAGTGCATACTGTGGTCTTTGGGCACACCCATGTGTACCAATACAGGCAATGGTCGGAACACAAAGAATATTTTAATACAGGAACGTGGACTGAGATCACTTCTTTAGATATCGTGTCTCTTGGAAAAATCACGAAACTGACCTATTGCTTGATTGAGTATCCTGAAGACGGAGGACGCCCTCGTGGTCGTCTGAAAGAGTGGAACGGATATCACCGTATTGAGGAAGACGTCGCGATTTCGTAA
- a CDS encoding ROK family protein, which produces MKKKTYTIGFDLGGTKLAAALLDNSGNMLDFVKVPVDMKREGSAQKTQQRVIHLISDIAQDFKKRFPKETSPSVFKGIGLASAGPLNAEEGKLLHPVNYPGWKVVPIRDLVEKEINKSGFKTKVYFQHDATAAALAEGWVGGAQGMKSFAVVTTGTGVGTGIIFNGMPCQSGGMGSECGHFVIDVPGLKANPDKVHHYTVEGLSSGTGLLRRAKEMGFSGNSVEQLVETKDPKYDILFADMAFALASLCHNLSIAFNLEKIFISGGLIKIKDLFFKDLKANYSRTIRQINTDLECKIEIAKTKNNAGVLGAGYLPHLYGKPARKTK; this is translated from the coding sequence ATGAAAAAGAAAACTTATACAATCGGTTTTGATTTAGGTGGTACTAAACTTGCGGCAGCTCTTCTGGATAACTCTGGAAACATGCTGGATTTCGTAAAAGTACCGGTCGATATGAAGCGCGAGGGCTCGGCCCAAAAAACTCAACAGCGCGTGATTCATCTTATTTCTGATATCGCTCAAGATTTCAAAAAACGGTTTCCCAAAGAAACATCTCCCTCTGTATTTAAAGGTATTGGGCTGGCAAGTGCCGGTCCCTTGAATGCTGAAGAAGGAAAACTTTTGCACCCAGTGAACTACCCAGGCTGGAAAGTCGTTCCGATTCGTGATTTGGTAGAAAAAGAAATCAATAAAAGCGGTTTTAAAACGAAAGTGTATTTCCAGCATGACGCTACAGCCGCAGCCCTTGCAGAGGGTTGGGTAGGTGGAGCTCAAGGCATGAAGTCCTTTGCTGTTGTGACGACAGGAACTGGGGTTGGTACGGGTATCATCTTTAACGGTATGCCTTGCCAAAGCGGAGGCATGGGCTCGGAGTGCGGGCACTTTGTTATCGACGTGCCCGGCTTGAAAGCGAATCCTGATAAAGTTCATCACTACACAGTCGAAGGTCTTTCTTCAGGCACGGGACTTTTACGTCGCGCCAAAGAAATGGGTTTCAGTGGTAACTCCGTCGAACAACTGGTTGAAACCAAAGATCCAAAATATGATATCTTGTTTGCTGACATGGCTTTTGCGCTGGCAAGTCTTTGCCACAATCTTTCCATCGCCTTTAACTTGGAAAAAATCTTTATCAGCGGCGGTTTGATTAAAATCAAAGATCTGTTCTTCAAAGATTTGAAAGCGAACTATTCAAGAACCATTCGTCAGATCAACACTGATCTTGAGTGCAAAATTGAAATCGCAAAAACAAAAAATAATGCGGGCGTTTTGGGTGCGGGCTATCTTCCCCACCTTTACGGCAAACCGGCTCGCAAAACGAAATAG
- a CDS encoding hemerythrin domain-containing protein, whose translation MVNLKENPSHSEDIVQLIKKDHKPLKVLLGILKNEDVTITEKRAAFTEFAPLLEAHAKPEEDTWYTSLKREHQMEVQGMEGDLEHRLSDQICKDMKKTVDDNSFMAKAKVLAELVEHHIKEEEMEMLPEYEKYATLDERIELGHRYLELQQEIENRQYKESHKFPSSVLDNIQGKVGMPILLYILGVPGFVVILLWFFFFRGE comes from the coding sequence ATGGTAAATCTCAAGGAAAACCCATCTCATTCAGAAGACATTGTCCAGCTGATCAAGAAAGACCATAAGCCCTTGAAGGTGCTGCTGGGAATTCTTAAGAACGAAGATGTCACCATCACTGAAAAGCGCGCCGCTTTTACAGAGTTCGCTCCCCTGCTGGAAGCCCATGCCAAACCTGAAGAAGACACCTGGTATACGTCTTTAAAGCGCGAGCACCAGATGGAAGTTCAGGGCATGGAAGGCGACCTGGAACACCGACTTTCAGATCAAATTTGTAAGGACATGAAAAAAACCGTCGACGATAACTCCTTTATGGCAAAAGCAAAAGTATTGGCTGAACTCGTCGAGCACCACATCAAGGAAGAGGAAATGGAAATGCTGCCGGAGTACGAAAAGTATGCAACCTTGGATGAGCGAATTGAACTAGGTCACCGATATCTTGAATTACAACAAGAAATTGAAAACCGACAATACAAGGAAAGCCACAAGTTTCCATCGTCAGTATTGGATAACATTCAGGGTAAAGTCGGCATGCCGATCTTGCTCTATATCCTCGGAGTTCCAGGATTTGTTGTTATCCTGCTCTGGTTTTTCTTCTTCCGCGGGGAATAA